In Desulforegula conservatrix Mb1Pa, the following proteins share a genomic window:
- a CDS encoding IPTL-CTERM sorting domain-containing protein produces the protein MLINNPSAAKNSIRNIALLSNIISGKRLWLKTLPFMAGFLMCSGLAFANPDYVTYWPTYNPSTGGTVFNGPADVGFLKSNGSLLIVDSNAGLEGAGEVVNQQTDGTYIGKIAANNNTGPVRVCTDSNTGDVYIATYYEKKVRRYTEAGGILTIANTWTGCTANGGFGPYNWGKVFGVAVNSAGTIYVIDYDGLRIIAMNSAGQCVAAPLSAYGPGGTGVFLNPTGIAIDSADNIYVSDYGKKVIVKYNSAGVWQQTLTSYMLNGVSTNFSTPRDIDIDPATNAMYITEGGGANAGLIKLDSSGNFLTRVKKYNVATTFSSPFGAGVSSGYIYATDYGHSSVVKLLDSSWKVSVTASAHGTVTADVSDVITNCTNATCVDQFVNNKTIVLTATPDAGYKVTWGGDGSSAGSAATYTVNNIGADKTITVTFSAMASPPTSVPTLSEWGMIILSSLLAVSAIFTMRRKRQ, from the coding sequence ATGTTGATCAATAATCCATCTGCGGCAAAAAACAGCATCCGTAACATTGCGCTTCTGTCAAACATTATATCCGGTAAGCGCTTGTGGCTGAAAACCTTACCGTTCATGGCCGGGTTTTTGATGTGCTCAGGCCTGGCGTTTGCGAACCCAGATTATGTTACTTACTGGCCAACATACAACCCAAGTACTGGAGGCACGGTCTTCAATGGCCCCGCGGATGTCGGTTTCCTGAAAAGCAATGGAAGCTTGCTGATCGTCGACAGCAATGCCGGACTCGAGGGCGCCGGCGAGGTCGTGAACCAACAAACGGACGGCACCTATATTGGGAAAATTGCCGCCAATAATAATACCGGGCCAGTGAGAGTTTGTACGGATTCCAATACTGGGGATGTTTACATAGCGACATATTATGAAAAAAAAGTTCGCCGATACACCGAAGCTGGCGGCATCCTGACCATAGCCAATACATGGACAGGATGCACTGCAAATGGAGGCTTTGGCCCCTATAACTGGGGTAAAGTGTTCGGAGTCGCCGTAAATTCAGCCGGAACCATTTATGTCATCGACTACGACGGCCTACGGATAATAGCAATGAACAGTGCAGGACAATGTGTGGCCGCCCCTCTTTCGGCGTATGGCCCAGGAGGCACGGGCGTGTTTTTAAATCCCACTGGAATCGCCATCGACTCAGCTGATAATATATATGTGTCAGATTACGGCAAAAAGGTTATTGTCAAATACAACAGCGCCGGGGTCTGGCAGCAAACCCTGACCTCATATATGTTAAATGGGGTGTCCACCAACTTTTCAACACCGAGAGACATTGACATCGATCCGGCCACCAACGCCATGTATATTACAGAAGGTGGAGGTGCCAATGCAGGTCTGATCAAATTGGATTCCAGCGGTAATTTCCTGACCCGGGTCAAAAAGTATAACGTCGCCACCACGTTTAGCAGCCCATTTGGCGCCGGAGTCAGCAGTGGATATATCTATGCCACGGATTATGGCCACAGCAGCGTTGTCAAATTATTGGACTCTTCCTGGAAGGTCTCTGTCACTGCAAGCGCCCACGGCACGGTAACTGCCGATGTCAGCGATGTCATTACTAATTGCACCAACGCTACCTGTGTTGACCAGTTTGTCAACAATAAAACAATCGTTTTGACAGCCACTCCCGACGCCGGATACAAGGTGACCTGGGGCGGAGATGGATCGAGCGCCGGCTCAGCTGCAACGTATACAGTGAACAACATCGGCGCTGACAAGACCATTACTGTGACATTTTCAGCAATGGCATCACCACCAACGTCGGTTCCCACTCTTTCCGAATGGGGGATGATTATATTATCCAGCTTACTGGCTGTTTCCGCCATATTCACCATGCGCCGTAAGCGTCAGTAA